A single window of [Clostridium] hylemonae DSM 15053 DNA harbors:
- a CDS encoding bifunctional riboflavin kinase/FAD synthetase, whose protein sequence is MQYIKGLEAYEADGRSAVTLGKFDGLHLGHKKLTDMVKEYGRQDDIKSIVCAFDMSVLWEKKGISREVLMTKDERKNHLEEEVDCLVDCPFTEEFSRMEAEEFIENVICNIFRAAYVVVGTDFRFGHGKRGDIHMLQAYARKYDYELIVIEKERREGHIISSTYIKQILKEGNMPFVCELLGYPYGLQGVVEHGKKLGRRLGFPTFNVAPAREKVMPPNGVYLNRVQVDGVWYDGIANIGVKPTVSDEERLLVESYLFDYSGDAYGKEVQIELLEFCRPEQKFADVEEMKKCVAGDIAFGRQYFEMAAD, encoded by the coding sequence ATGCAATATATAAAAGGTCTGGAAGCATATGAGGCGGACGGCCGCAGTGCAGTGACGCTCGGAAAGTTTGACGGCCTGCATCTGGGGCATAAGAAGCTGACAGATATGGTGAAGGAGTACGGCAGGCAGGATGATATAAAAAGTATTGTCTGTGCCTTTGATATGAGCGTTTTGTGGGAAAAGAAGGGAATAAGCCGGGAAGTCCTTATGACAAAGGACGAGAGGAAAAACCATCTGGAGGAAGAAGTGGACTGTCTTGTGGACTGCCCCTTTACAGAAGAATTCAGCCGGATGGAGGCAGAGGAATTTATTGAAAATGTGATCTGTAATATATTCCGTGCAGCTTATGTAGTTGTAGGAACTGATTTCCGCTTCGGCCATGGAAAGCGCGGGGACATACACATGCTGCAGGCATATGCCCGTAAATATGACTATGAGCTCATTGTGATAGAGAAGGAGCGCAGAGAAGGACATATCATAAGCAGCACCTATATCAAACAGATACTGAAGGAAGGAAATATGCCCTTTGTCTGTGAACTGCTCGGATATCCGTACGGGCTTCAAGGGGTTGTGGAGCACGGGAAGAAGCTTGGCAGAAGGCTGGGATTTCCGACGTTCAACGTAGCGCCTGCCAGGGAGAAGGTGATGCCTCCTAACGGCGTGTATCTGAACAGGGTACAGGTCGACGGAGTGTGGTATGACGGTATTGCCAACATCGGCGTGAAGCCGACCGTATCAGATGAGGAGCGGCTGCTTGTGGAAAGCTACCTGTTTGACTATTCCGGGGATGCATATGGTAAAGAGGTACAAATAGAACTGCTTGAGTTTTGCAGGCCGGAACAGAAGTTTGCGGATGTAGAAGAGATGAAGAAATGCGTGGCCGGGGATATTGCCTTTGGAAGACAGTATTTTGAGATGGCGGCGGATTAG
- the rnpM gene encoding RNase P modulator RnpM: MRKCVGCQEMKSKKEMIRVIRTEEGDFLLDATGKKNGRGAYVCPTRACLDKAVKNKGLERSFKQSIPGKVYETLEKEMGSLESK, from the coding sequence ATGCGCAAATGTGTGGGCTGTCAGGAAATGAAGAGTAAAAAGGAAATGATTCGGGTTATCCGGACAGAAGAAGGAGACTTTCTTCTGGACGCCACCGGCAAGAAAAACGGACGCGGCGCTTATGTGTGCCCAACGAGAGCGTGCCTTGACAAGGCGGTCAAAAACAAAGGCCTGGAGCGTTCTTTTAAGCAGTCCATTCCGGGCAAAGTATACGAGACGCTGGAAAAGGAGATGGGGTCGCTTGAGTCAAAATAA
- the rimP gene encoding ribosome maturation factor RimP → MSKREIYEQKTEEILLPIVEEYGFELVDVEYVKEGSTWYLRAYIDKPGGINIDDCEKVSRRLSDILDEKDYIDDAYIMEVSSPGLGRPLKKEKDFKRSLGEEVEIRTYRMMDKQKEFFGILKEYDDSTVTIMQEDETLKTFAKSDIALIRLAFDF, encoded by the coding sequence TTGTCAAAGAGAGAAATATACGAACAGAAGACGGAAGAGATCCTGCTCCCGATCGTAGAGGAATACGGATTTGAGCTGGTGGATGTCGAGTATGTAAAGGAAGGCAGTACGTGGTATCTGCGGGCATATATCGACAAGCCGGGCGGCATCAATATAGATGACTGCGAGAAGGTAAGCCGTAGGCTGTCCGATATACTGGATGAGAAAGATTACATTGATGACGCCTATATTATGGAAGTGAGTTCCCCGGGGCTTGGCAGGCCGCTTAAGAAAGAAAAGGATTTTAAAAGAAGCCTTGGAGAAGAAGTCGAGATCAGAACCTACCGCATGATGGATAAACAGAAAGAGTTCTTCGGGATACTGAAGGAATATGACGACAGTACAGTTACAATAATGCAGGAAGATGAGACCTTAAAAACATTTGCCAAAAGCGATATCGCGCTTATTCGCTTAGCGTTCGATTTTTAG
- the rbfA gene encoding 30S ribosome-binding factor RbfA: protein MKKRSIKNTRVNTEVQRELSSIIRGGIKDPRVAPWTSVVAAEVAPDLKTCKAYISVLGDEEAQKETIKGLQSAEGYIRRELARNLNMRNTPEIKFILDQSIEYGVNMSKKIEEVTKTTVKDEADAE from the coding sequence ATGAAAAAAAGAAGCATTAAAAATACAAGGGTAAACACAGAAGTGCAGCGGGAGCTGAGCAGCATTATAAGGGGCGGCATCAAGGATCCGAGAGTGGCGCCCTGGACCTCTGTGGTCGCGGCTGAGGTTGCTCCTGACCTCAAGACGTGTAAGGCATATATAAGCGTACTTGGCGACGAGGAAGCGCAGAAGGAGACGATAAAAGGGCTGCAGAGCGCGGAAGGCTATATCCGCAGAGAACTGGCAAGAAATCTCAACATGCGCAATACACCTGAGATAAAGTTTATCCTTGACCAGTCTATAGAATATGGAGTCAACATGTCGAAGAAGATTGAAGAAGTGACGAAAACAACAGTAAAGGATGAGGCAGATGCTGAATAA
- the infB gene encoding translation initiation factor IF-2 → MSKIKVYELAKELDVHSKDIIEFLGKKNIEVKSHMSTLEDTDADMVKKSMGKAAVPDKAEAGDKEAAAPKKKNIVHVFRPQNTQNAGKHGNRQGARQGQQGQQPQGKPMQVNNGRPARQTQSARPTQGQDRPQNARPAQSQDRPQNARPVQGQDRPQGSRPAQSQDRPQNTRPAYHQDRPQGARQAQSQDRPQGSRPAQSQDRPQGARPSYNQDRPQNGRPAQGADRNGNRGERQGNRPQNGRPQGTRPQNGRPSYNQDRPQGSRTGRPQGGDRPAYQNDRNQSRRPGERYDRPNDKKNTSVPSPALEGQKPQRSKGKGKDDYKKKDYRRDEDDRNKGKKQKTDVKKDIQKPQQKAVKVEEEIKAITIPEVLTIKELADKMKIVPSVIVKKLFLQGKIVTVNQEIDYATAEEIALEFDVLCEKEEQIDVIEELLKEEDEDEKKMKKRPPVVCVMGHVDHGKTSLLDAIRHTNVIDREAGGITQHIGAYVVEVNGERITFLDTPGHEAFTAMRMRGASSTDIAILVVAADDGVMPQTVEAINHAKAAGIEIVVAVNKIDKPSANIDRVKQELAEYELIPEDWGGSTIFVPVSAKSGEGLEELMEMITLTAEVMELKANANRRARGLIIEAELDKGKGPVATVLVQKGTLRVGDSIAAGSAYGKVRAMMDDKGRRVKEAGPSVPVEILGLNDVPNAGEVFVGCANDKEARSFAETFISQGKVKLLDETKAKLSLDDLFTQIKEGNLKELGIVVKADVQGSVEALKQSLLKLSNEEVVVKIIHGGVGAINESDVSLASASNAIIIGFNVRPDATAKETAEREGVDLRLYRVIYNAIEDVEAAMKGLLDPVFEEKVLGHAEVRQTFKASGIGTIAGSYVLDGTFERDCSVRITRDGIVIFDGPLASLKRFKDDVKEVRAGYECGFVFQNFNDIKEGDLVEAFKMVEIPR, encoded by the coding sequence ATGTCAAAAATTAAAGTTTATGAATTAGCAAAGGAACTTGATGTCCACAGTAAGGATATCATCGAGTTCCTCGGCAAAAAGAATATAGAAGTAAAGAGTCATATGAGCACGCTGGAGGACACAGATGCGGATATGGTAAAAAAGAGCATGGGCAAAGCAGCGGTCCCGGATAAAGCAGAAGCTGGGGACAAAGAAGCAGCCGCGCCTAAAAAGAAAAATATCGTGCACGTGTTCCGTCCGCAGAATACGCAGAATGCCGGTAAACATGGAAACCGCCAGGGCGCGAGACAAGGGCAGCAGGGACAGCAGCCTCAGGGCAAGCCGATGCAGGTGAATAACGGGCGTCCCGCAAGACAGACACAGAGCGCGCGTCCCACGCAGGGGCAGGACAGACCACAGAACGCCCGCCCGGCACAGAGCCAGGACAGACCGCAGAACGCCCGCCCGGTACAGGGGCAGGACAGACCGCAGGGCAGCCGCCCGGCGCAGTCTCAGGACAGACCACAGAATACACGCCCGGCATACCATCAGGACAGACCGCAGGGCGCACGCCAGGCGCAGTCTCAGGACAGACCGCAGGGCAGCCGTCCCGCGCAGTCTCAGGACAGACCACAGGGGGCGCGTCCGTCATATAACCAGGACAGACCGCAGAACGGCCGCCCTGCACAGGGGGCGGACAGAAACGGAAACCGCGGGGAACGCCAGGGAAACCGTCCGCAGAATGGCCGTCCTCAGGGAACAAGGCCGCAGAACGGCCGTCCGTCCTACAATCAGGACAGACCGCAGGGCAGCCGCACAGGGCGCCCGCAGGGAGGCGACAGACCGGCTTATCAGAATGACAGAAATCAGTCGAGAAGACCTGGGGAAAGATACGACCGTCCAAACGATAAAAAGAATACGTCCGTTCCTTCTCCGGCGCTGGAAGGACAGAAGCCGCAGCGCAGCAAGGGCAAAGGAAAAGACGATTATAAGAAGAAAGATTACCGCCGTGACGAGGACGACAGAAACAAAGGCAAGAAACAGAAGACAGATGTCAAGAAAGACATCCAGAAACCACAGCAGAAGGCTGTAAAGGTAGAGGAAGAGATCAAGGCGATCACGATCCCGGAGGTTCTCACGATCAAAGAGCTGGCAGACAAGATGAAGATCGTGCCGTCCGTTATTGTGAAGAAGCTTTTCCTTCAGGGCAAGATCGTTACGGTAAACCAGGAGATCGATTATGCCACAGCGGAAGAGATCGCGCTGGAGTTCGATGTGCTCTGTGAAAAAGAGGAACAGATAGATGTGATCGAAGAGCTTCTGAAAGAGGAAGACGAAGACGAGAAGAAGATGAAGAAGCGTCCTCCGGTCGTGTGTGTTATGGGTCACGTTGACCACGGTAAGACTTCTCTTCTGGATGCCATCAGGCACACGAATGTGATAGACAGAGAAGCAGGCGGGATCACGCAGCATATAGGGGCATATGTCGTTGAAGTCAACGGTGAGCGCATCACCTTCCTCGATACTCCGGGGCATGAAGCTTTCACAGCTATGCGTATGCGCGGCGCAAGCTCCACAGATATTGCCATCCTCGTTGTTGCAGCTGACGACGGTGTGATGCCGCAGACAGTTGAGGCGATCAACCATGCCAAGGCTGCCGGCATAGAGATCGTTGTGGCAGTCAACAAGATCGACAAGCCAAGCGCCAATATAGACAGAGTAAAACAGGAGCTGGCAGAGTACGAACTGATCCCGGAAGACTGGGGCGGAAGTACGATATTTGTTCCGGTATCCGCGAAGTCCGGAGAAGGACTTGAAGAACTCATGGAGATGATCACGCTCACGGCAGAAGTCATGGAACTTAAGGCCAATGCAAACAGGCGTGCGAGAGGTCTCATTATAGAAGCGGAGCTTGATAAAGGAAAAGGCCCTGTCGCCACAGTCCTCGTACAAAAAGGAACACTGCGCGTAGGAGATTCCATCGCAGCCGGCTCTGCTTACGGTAAAGTGCGCGCCATGATGGACGACAAGGGCAGACGCGTCAAAGAAGCAGGTCCGTCCGTGCCGGTGGAGATCCTCGGACTGAATGATGTGCCGAACGCCGGAGAGGTATTTGTAGGATGCGCGAATGATAAGGAAGCAAGAAGCTTTGCAGAGACATTTATCTCACAGGGCAAGGTGAAGCTGCTTGATGAGACGAAGGCAAAACTGTCACTGGATGATCTGTTCACACAGATCAAAGAAGGAAACTTAAAGGAACTTGGCATCGTGGTAAAGGCAGATGTACAAGGTTCGGTCGAGGCTCTGAAGCAGAGTCTTCTGAAGCTGTCTAACGAAGAGGTAGTCGTTAAGATCATACACGGAGGCGTCGGAGCGATCAATGAATCTGATGTAAGTCTTGCATCCGCGTCAAACGCGATCATAATAGGATTTAACGTACGCCCGGATGCGACGGCCAAGGAGACGGCAGAGCGGGAAGGCGTGGACCTGAGACTTTACCGCGTCATATACAATGCGATAGAAGATGTAGAAGCAGCGATGAAGGGTCTTCTGGATCCGGTGTTTGAGGAGAAGGTCCTCGGCCATGCGGAAGTCCGTCAGACATTCAAAGCTTCCGGTATCGGCACGATCGCCGGTTCGTATGTGCTGGACGGAACATTTGAGCGTGACTGTTCCGTACGGATCACAAGAGACGGGATCGTCATTTTCGACGGGCCTCTTGCATCTCTGAAACGTTTCAAAGATGATGTAAAAGAAGTTAGAGCAGGATATGAGTGTGGATTTGTATTCCAGAATTTCAATGATATCAAGGAAGGTGACCTTGTAGAAGCCTTCAAGATGGTTGAAATACCGAGATAA
- a CDS encoding DHH family phosphoesterase: protein MLNKLLAQADSIAIGGHVRPDGDCVGSCMGLYQYIREVWKEKAVDVYLEDIPDVHKFIEATKDIRHEIVQGKTYDLFICLDCGDADRLGFSLPLFRSARKTFCVDHHVSNREFADVNYIFPDASSTSELVYDLTDKDKISTRTAEALYLGIVHDTGVFQYSCASPSTFEAAAELLRKGIDGPKIIEDTFYEKTYAQNQVLGRALLESILLLEGRCIASYLTKKQMEFYGVTAKDLDGIVSQLRVTKGVEAALFLYELEPNVYKVSLRSGDMVDVSRVAQYFGGGGHKKAAGFSMTGTHRDVMSNVIKQIALQLPDTEEKES from the coding sequence ATGCTGAATAAGTTATTGGCTCAGGCAGATTCTATCGCGATCGGCGGGCATGTACGGCCTGACGGAGACTGTGTGGGTTCCTGTATGGGACTTTACCAGTACATCCGTGAGGTCTGGAAAGAAAAAGCGGTGGATGTATATCTGGAAGATATACCGGATGTGCACAAGTTTATTGAGGCAACAAAGGATATCCGGCATGAGATCGTGCAGGGGAAGACATATGATCTTTTTATCTGTCTGGACTGCGGAGACGCGGACAGACTGGGATTTTCTCTTCCGTTGTTCCGGTCGGCCCGGAAGACATTCTGTGTGGACCACCATGTGAGCAACCGGGAATTTGCAGATGTGAATTATATATTCCCGGATGCCAGCTCTACTTCAGAGCTGGTGTATGATCTCACTGATAAAGACAAGATCTCAACACGGACGGCGGAGGCGCTTTATCTCGGTATCGTGCATGATACGGGAGTCTTTCAGTATTCCTGCGCCTCACCGTCCACCTTCGAGGCGGCGGCAGAGCTGCTGAGAAAAGGGATCGACGGTCCGAAGATCATAGAGGATACATTTTACGAGAAGACGTATGCACAGAATCAGGTACTCGGCCGTGCCCTGCTGGAGAGCATCCTTCTCCTGGAGGGACGATGCATCGCGTCTTATCTCACAAAAAAGCAGATGGAATTTTACGGTGTTACCGCCAAAGATCTGGACGGTATCGTGAGCCAGTTGAGGGTTACCAAAGGCGTTGAGGCGGCGTTGTTTCTGTATGAGCTGGAGCCGAATGTCTACAAAGTCAGCCTCCGTTCCGGGGATATGGTTGATGTGAGCCGTGTTGCCCAGTATTTCGGAGGAGGCGGACATAAAAAGGCGGCCGGGTTCAGTATGACAGGCACACACCGTGACGTGATGAGCAATGTGATAAAGCAGATCGCGCTGCAGCTGCCCGATACCGAAGAAAAGGAGTCATAG
- the truB gene encoding tRNA pseudouridine(55) synthase TruB → MIHGVINVYKEKGFTSHDVVAKLRGITRQKKIGHTGTLDPDAEGVLPVCMGKATRLCDMLTDKDKTYEAVLLLGTETDTQDTSGVILAGKDTSHLTEETVRRAVLSFTGEYEQTPPMYSAVKVNGRKLYELAREGKVVERSARKVRIHEIRILAVDLPRVRMEIHCSKGTYIRTLCHDIGQSLGCGGCMEQLFRTRAGRFEIAESLRLSEIEKKRDDGTLMEAVVPVDEMFPDYRKIVADEKQEPLAYNGNTFPHRVSQETGGGLADGEKVRVYDREGNFIAVYEYRSAEDNFRVKKMFFDRNSK, encoded by the coding sequence ATGATACACGGAGTGATCAATGTGTATAAAGAGAAAGGTTTTACCTCTCACGATGTTGTGGCCAAGCTGAGAGGAATCACCAGACAGAAAAAGATCGGACATACAGGGACGCTTGATCCGGATGCGGAGGGCGTTCTTCCCGTGTGTATGGGGAAGGCGACACGGCTTTGCGATATGCTCACAGACAAAGATAAAACATATGAGGCGGTCCTGCTGCTCGGGACAGAGACTGACACCCAGGATACATCCGGCGTCATCCTGGCGGGGAAGGATACGTCACATCTGACAGAGGAGACTGTGCGCAGGGCTGTGCTTTCGTTCACGGGGGAATACGAGCAGACGCCGCCCATGTATTCCGCGGTGAAAGTGAACGGAAGAAAACTGTACGAGTTGGCGAGAGAAGGAAAAGTCGTTGAACGCAGTGCAAGAAAAGTCCGGATACATGAAATACGCATTCTTGCTGTTGATCTGCCGAGAGTCAGGATGGAGATCCACTGTTCTAAGGGGACATACATCCGTACACTCTGCCATGATATCGGGCAGAGCCTTGGCTGCGGAGGCTGTATGGAGCAGCTTTTCCGTACGCGGGCCGGACGTTTTGAGATTGCAGAAAGCCTCCGTCTGTCTGAGATCGAGAAGAAAAGGGACGACGGAACGCTTATGGAAGCCGTCGTGCCGGTCGATGAGATGTTTCCGGATTACAGGAAGATCGTTGCCGACGAGAAACAGGAGCCACTTGCGTACAACGGTAATACATTTCCGCACAGAGTGTCCCAGGAAACGGGCGGAGGCCTGGCGGACGGCGAGAAAGTCAGGGTCTACGACAGAGAAGGAAACTTTATCGCGGTCTATGAATACAGGTCCGCAGAGGATAACTTCAGAGTGAAAAAGATGTTTTTTGACAGAAACAGTAAATAG
- a CDS encoding L7Ae/L30e/S12e/Gadd45 family ribosomal protein has translation MSQNKILSLIGLATKAGKTASGEFCTEKEVKSGRAALVIVAGDASDNTKKKFQNMCDFYEVPIYFYKDKDTLGHAMGKEFRASLAVLDEGFAKGIRKHMDTEDNTIA, from the coding sequence TTGAGTCAAAATAAGATATTATCCCTGATCGGCCTTGCCACCAAGGCCGGAAAGACGGCGAGCGGCGAGTTCTGTACGGAAAAGGAAGTAAAGTCGGGAAGAGCCGCGCTCGTGATCGTGGCAGGGGACGCATCAGATAACACGAAGAAGAAATTTCAGAACATGTGTGACTTCTATGAAGTGCCAATCTATTTTTATAAAGATAAAGATACCTTGGGGCATGCAATGGGAAAAGAGTTCCGGGCTTCTCTTGCGGTACTTGACGAGGGATTTGCAAAAGGAATCAGAAAGCATATGGATACAGAAGATAATACGATTGCATAA
- the nusA gene encoding transcription termination factor NusA has product MNTELLEALNILEKEKDISKETLLDAIENSLLNACKNHFGKADNIKVIMDRETCDYKVFAEKTAVEEVEDDLEQISLEDAREIDSTFELGDIVQIPIESKSFGRIATQNAKNLILQKIREEERKVVYDQYFEKEKDIVTGIVQRYVGKNISINLGKADAMLTENEQVKGEVFKPTERIKLYVVEVKNTTKGPKILVSRTHPELVKRLFESEVTEVKDGTVEIKSIAREAGSRTKIAVWSNDPDVDPVGACVGMNGARVNTIVNELRGEKIDIINWSDNPAILIENALSPAKVISVMADPDEKAASVIVPDYQLSLAIGKEGQNARLAARLTGYKIDIKSETQAIESGELPENYMELSEGVYEEEMYEDDFDGEYTEEYPEDYDDGAAEDIDVTDTEE; this is encoded by the coding sequence ATGAACACAGAGTTATTGGAAGCGTTAAATATTTTGGAAAAGGAAAAGGATATCAGTAAAGAGACGCTGCTGGATGCAATAGAGAATTCATTGCTGAATGCATGTAAGAACCATTTCGGAAAGGCAGACAACATAAAAGTCATCATGGACAGAGAGACTTGTGATTACAAAGTGTTCGCTGAAAAGACGGCAGTGGAAGAGGTGGAAGATGATCTGGAGCAGATAAGCCTTGAGGATGCGAGAGAGATCGACAGCACGTTTGAGCTCGGGGATATCGTACAGATACCGATAGAATCCAAGTCGTTCGGGCGGATCGCCACACAGAATGCAAAGAACCTCATTCTGCAGAAAATCCGGGAAGAAGAGAGAAAAGTTGTCTACGACCAGTATTTTGAGAAAGAAAAAGATATCGTGACCGGTATTGTCCAGCGGTATGTAGGTAAAAATATCAGCATTAACCTCGGTAAGGCCGACGCCATGCTCACAGAGAATGAGCAGGTCAAAGGGGAAGTGTTCAAGCCGACAGAACGTATCAAGCTGTACGTTGTGGAAGTAAAGAATACGACGAAAGGTCCAAAGATCCTCGTATCCCGGACACATCCTGAACTTGTGAAGCGTCTTTTTGAGTCGGAAGTGACAGAGGTGAAAGACGGCACCGTTGAGATCAAGAGCATTGCAAGAGAAGCCGGAAGCAGGACGAAGATCGCAGTGTGGTCCAACGATCCGGACGTAGATCCGGTCGGCGCCTGTGTCGGCATGAACGGGGCGAGAGTGAATACGATCGTCAACGAACTCCGCGGCGAGAAGATCGACATTATCAACTGGAGCGACAATCCGGCTATCCTGATTGAAAACGCACTCAGTCCGGCAAAAGTCATCTCCGTTATGGCTGATCCGGATGAGAAAGCTGCGAGTGTCATCGTACCTGACTATCAGCTTTCACTGGCGATCGGTAAAGAGGGACAGAACGCCAGACTCGCGGCAAGGCTTACCGGATACAAGATCGATATCAAGAGTGAGACACAGGCGATCGAATCCGGAGAACTGCCGGAGAATTATATGGAACTGAGTGAAGGCGTATATGAGGAAGAGATGTATGAGGATGACTTTGACGGCGAATACACGGAAGAGTATCCGGAGGATTATGATGACGGCGCCGCCGAGGACATAGACGTTACAGATACAGAGGAATAG
- a CDS encoding DNA gyrase/topoisomerase IV subunit A, which produces MQDSQIIRTEYSDLMKKSYIDYAMSVIVARALPDVRDGLKPVQRRTLYDMHELGIRYDRPYRKCARIVGDTMGKYHPHGDSSIYDALVVMAQEFKKGMILVDGHGNFGSIEGDGAAAMRYTEARLAKLTQDAYLSDLDKDIVDFVPNFDETEKEPEVLPVRVPNLLINGAEGIAVGMATSIPPHNLGEVVDAVKAYMKNDEISTKQLMRYMKGPDFPTGGIVVNKDDLPDIYESGAGKIKIRGKVETEDMKGGKKRLVVTEIPYTMIGAGIGKFLNDVCALVESKKTNDIVDISNQSSKEGIRIVIELKKGADAENLTNMLYKKTRLEDTFGVNMLAVADGRPETMGLKQIIEHHVDFQFELATRKYKNLLAKELDKKEIQEGLIKACDVIDLIIEILRGSQSVKDAKACLTKGVTENIKFKTSISKKMAAMLRFTERQASAILEMRLYKLIGLEIEALQKEHEETLEHIASYEDILNNYDSMSEVIMEDLDRIKKEYGRSRRTAVENAEAAVFEENKIEEQEVVFLMDRFGYAKTVDTAVYERNKEAADAENRYVLSCMNTGKICLFTNTGKMHQIKVLDLPYGKFRDKGQPIDNVSNYDSTQETIVYLCDAQQMQIARLLFVTKTGMVKKVDGSEFQVAKRTIAATKLQEEDELISVQVINDSQNIVLQTADGYFLRFPAGEVSEKKKGAIGVRGIRLHKNDEVEHAYLFEEGTETKVVYKEKEVTLNRLKSGKRDTQGVKNRG; this is translated from the coding sequence ATGCAGGATTCACAGATCATAAGAACCGAATATTCGGATTTGATGAAAAAATCATACATTGATTATGCGATGAGTGTTATCGTAGCGAGAGCCCTGCCTGACGTGCGCGACGGACTGAAGCCGGTACAGAGAAGGACGCTCTACGACATGCACGAGCTTGGCATCCGCTACGACAGGCCGTACCGGAAATGCGCCCGTATAGTCGGGGATACGATGGGTAAATACCACCCCCACGGCGACAGCTCTATCTATGACGCGCTCGTAGTCATGGCGCAGGAATTTAAGAAAGGAATGATTCTTGTTGACGGCCACGGCAACTTCGGATCGATCGAAGGGGACGGCGCGGCGGCTATGAGGTATACGGAGGCCCGCCTTGCAAAGCTTACGCAGGACGCATATCTGTCCGACCTGGACAAGGATATTGTGGATTTTGTCCCGAACTTCGACGAGACGGAGAAAGAGCCGGAAGTGCTGCCGGTGCGCGTGCCCAATCTGCTCATAAACGGTGCGGAAGGAATCGCTGTCGGCATGGCGACGAGTATACCGCCCCACAATCTGGGGGAAGTGGTCGACGCCGTGAAGGCATATATGAAAAACGATGAGATCAGCACGAAACAGCTGATGAGATATATGAAGGGACCTGACTTTCCGACCGGGGGGATCGTCGTCAATAAGGACGATCTGCCGGATATCTATGAGAGCGGCGCCGGAAAGATCAAGATCCGGGGCAAGGTGGAGACGGAAGATATGAAGGGCGGCAAGAAGCGCCTCGTGGTGACGGAGATCCCGTATACGATGATAGGCGCGGGGATCGGAAAGTTCCTCAATGACGTGTGCGCCCTCGTGGAGTCCAAAAAGACCAATGACATCGTGGACATCTCAAATCAGTCGTCCAAAGAAGGCATACGTATCGTCATTGAGCTGAAAAAGGGAGCCGATGCCGAAAATCTTACGAATATGCTCTATAAGAAGACCCGCCTGGAAGACACGTTCGGCGTCAACATGCTGGCGGTCGCTGACGGCCGGCCGGAGACGATGGGACTTAAGCAGATCATCGAGCATCACGTGGATTTCCAGTTTGAGCTTGCCACGCGCAAGTATAAGAATCTTCTCGCAAAGGAGCTGGATAAGAAAGAGATTCAGGAAGGTCTTATCAAAGCCTGTGACGTCATCGACCTTATCATAGAAATACTGCGGGGAAGCCAGTCGGTCAAAGACGCCAAGGCCTGCCTCACTAAAGGCGTGACGGAGAATATCAAGTTCAAGACCTCTATCTCAAAGAAGATGGCCGCAATGCTCCGGTTTACCGAGCGCCAGGCATCCGCCATCCTGGAGATGCGTCTGTATAAGCTGATCGGGCTGGAGATCGAGGCGCTTCAGAAGGAGCACGAAGAGACGCTTGAGCATATCGCCTCATATGAGGATATCCTGAATAATTATGATTCCATGTCAGAAGTCATCATGGAAGATCTGGACAGGATCAAAAAAGAATACGGGCGCAGCCGGCGCACCGCGGTGGAAAATGCCGAGGCAGCCGTATTTGAAGAAAATAAGATAGAAGAACAGGAAGTCGTATTCCTCATGGACCGCTTCGGTTACGCCAAGACAGTAGATACGGCAGTGTATGAGCGCAATAAAGAGGCGGCCGACGCGGAGAACCGGTATGTACTTTCCTGTATGAACACAGGGAAGATATGTCTGTTCACCAACACCGGTAAGATGCATCAGATAAAGGTACTGGATCTTCCGTACGGGAAATTCCGTGACAAAGGCCAGCCGATCGACAATGTGAGCAACTACGACAGCACGCAGGAGACGATCGTTTATCTGTGCGATGCCCAGCAGATGCAGATCGCCAGGCTTTTGTTCGTCACGAAGACGGGTATGGTAAAGAAGGTGGACGGCTCGGAATTCCAGGTTGCCAAGCGTACGATAGCCGCCACAAAGCTTCAGGAGGAAGACGAGCTCATAAGCGTGCAGGTGATCAATGACAGCCAGAATATCGTGCTGCAGACTGCGGACGGATATTTCCTGCGGTTCCCGGCAGGAGAGGTGTCGGAGAAGAAGAAGGGAGCCATCGGCGTAAGGGGGATCAGGCTTCACAAAAATGACGAAGTCGAGCATGCGTATCTCTTTGAGGAAGGCACGGAGACGAAAGTAGTGTACAAGGAAAAAGAAGTGACGCTCAACCGTCTGAAATCAGGTAAGCGTGATACCCAGGGAGTGAAAAACAGAGGTTAG